One Streptomyces lincolnensis genomic region harbors:
- a CDS encoding TlpA family protein disulfide reductase, whose translation MTGLVVCVAVLAMASAYGVLQRRRSGRIRVRGRDDGKRLGPAELGTDLGERATLVQFSSAFCAPCRATRRVLGEVADMVPGVAHVEIDAEKHLDLVRELDILKTPTVLVLDADGRVVRRAIGQPRRADVIAALGEAV comes from the coding sequence ATGACCGGACTCGTGGTGTGCGTGGCGGTGCTCGCGATGGCGAGCGCCTACGGAGTGCTGCAACGGCGGCGGAGCGGGAGGATACGGGTGCGCGGGCGCGACGACGGAAAGCGGCTCGGCCCCGCCGAGTTGGGCACGGACCTGGGCGAGCGGGCCACCCTGGTCCAGTTCTCCAGCGCCTTCTGTGCCCCCTGCCGGGCCACCCGGCGGGTCCTCGGCGAGGTGGCCGACATGGTCCCGGGGGTCGCCCATGTCGAGATCGACGCCGAGAAGCACCTCGACCTCGTCCGCGAGCTCGACATCCTCAAGACGCCGACCGTTCTGGTCCTGGACGCGGACGGGAGAGTCGTACGGCGGGCCATCGGGCAGCCGCGCAGGGCCGACGTGATCGCCGCGTTGGGGGAGGCCGTGTGA
- a CDS encoding flavin reductase family protein — protein sequence MTVTPGLGTPRLASPDLLRSVFRRHAAGVAVITARGDAGPVGFTATSLSSVSAEPPMLSFGIGTGASSWPAVSRADHVGVHILGEHQEELAATFARSGADRFGATTAWHEGPEGVPVLDDVLAWLVCRVVARVPAGDHRIVLAEVTLGDPTGPGRPLLYHQGRFNSLRD from the coding sequence ATGACGGTCACGCCCGGCCTGGGCACCCCCCGGCTCGCCTCTCCCGATCTCCTGCGCTCCGTCTTCCGGCGGCATGCGGCGGGAGTCGCCGTGATCACCGCGCGCGGCGACGCCGGCCCGGTCGGCTTCACCGCCACCTCCCTCAGCTCGGTCTCCGCCGAGCCCCCGATGCTCTCCTTCGGCATCGGCACCGGGGCCTCCAGCTGGCCCGCGGTGTCCCGGGCCGACCATGTCGGCGTCCACATACTCGGCGAGCACCAGGAAGAGCTGGCGGCCACCTTCGCCCGCAGCGGCGCCGACCGCTTCGGCGCGACGACCGCCTGGCACGAGGGCCCCGAGGGCGTGCCCGTTCTCGACGACGTCCTGGCGTGGCTGGTGTGCCGGGTCGTCGCCCGCGTACCGGCCGGTGACCACCGCATCGTGCTGGCCGAGGTCACCCTCGGCGACCCCACCGGCCCCGGCCGTCCCCTGCTCTACCACCAGGGACGGTTCAACAGCCTGCGTGACTGA
- a CDS encoding electron transfer flavoprotein subunit beta/FixA family protein, which translates to MSLRIVVTVKYVPDATGDRHFADDLTVDRDDVDGLLSELDEYAVEQALQISENSDDDVEITVLTVGPEDAKDALRKALSMGADKAVHVEDDDIHGTDALGTSLVLAKAIEKAGYDLVISGMASTDGTMGVVPALLAERLGVPQVTLLSEVSVEDGTVKGRRDGDAASEQLEASLPAVVSVTDQSGEARYPSFKGIMAAKKKPVQSWDLSDLDIEAEDVGLEGAYTTVDSAAERPARTAGTIVKDEGEGGKQLAEFLAGQKFI; encoded by the coding sequence GTGAGCTTGAGGATCGTTGTCACTGTGAAGTACGTGCCCGACGCCACTGGCGACCGGCACTTCGCCGATGACCTGACCGTCGACCGGGACGACGTCGACGGTCTGCTCTCCGAACTGGATGAGTACGCGGTCGAGCAGGCGCTTCAGATCTCCGAGAACTCAGACGACGACGTGGAGATCACCGTCCTGACCGTGGGTCCGGAGGACGCCAAGGACGCGCTGCGCAAGGCGCTGTCCATGGGCGCCGACAAGGCCGTCCACGTCGAGGACGACGACATCCACGGCACCGACGCCCTCGGCACCTCCCTGGTGCTGGCCAAGGCGATCGAGAAGGCCGGCTACGACCTGGTCATCTCCGGCATGGCCTCCACCGACGGCACCATGGGCGTGGTCCCGGCCCTGCTCGCCGAGCGCCTGGGCGTTCCGCAGGTGACGCTGCTGTCCGAGGTCTCGGTCGAGGACGGCACGGTCAAGGGCCGCCGCGACGGCGACGCCGCCTCCGAGCAGCTGGAGGCCTCGCTGCCGGCGGTCGTGTCGGTCACCGACCAGTCCGGCGAGGCGCGTTACCCGTCCTTCAAGGGCATCATGGCGGCCAAGAAGAAGCCGGTTCAGTCCTGGGACCTGTCCGACCTCGACATCGAGGCGGAGGACGTCGGCCTGGAGGGTGCCTACACCACGGTCGACTCCGCGGCGGAGCGTCCGGCCCGCACGGCCGGCACGATCGTCAAGGACGAGGGCGAGGGCGGCAAGCAGCTCGCCGAGTTCCTCGCGGGCCAGAAGTTCATCTGA